The genomic segment ACATGGGGTGGCGGTTCAGGAACGGCGAGCGTTCGGCAGGGTATGATGAATAACAGTGTGTATCCCTATCTGTTGTTCTGGGGGATCGGTCTCCTCTGTTTTGCGGCGGAGTGGCTGTATCCTGCGCGTCCCATTCTCTATCGATCGGTCCTTTGGAGAGATCTCCTGGCGTTGGGGCTCTACAATCTGTCGTTTCTGGTGGTCGTGCAGGTGACCGACCGGATACCGATTCCGCAATACCTCCCGGTGGCTTTGTACAATCTGCCTTCGGTGGCGAAACTGGTCCTGTTTTACGTTGTCGAAGATTTCGCTCTCTACTGGGTGCATCGATTGATGCATACCCGGCTGATCTGGCCTGTGCATCGATGGCACCATTCACCGACGTCCCTCTATTGGCTGGCGGGGATTCGCGCGACGATCCCACATATCGCGCTGTTCAATCTGACCTATATTGTGGCACTGCCCCTGCTCCACGAGGCTTCAGGGTGGGTGTTTCAGGTCATCATGGTCGAGCACATTGTGCGGAACAATTGGATGCATTTGAACGTGACGTGGAATTCGGCGTGGCTGGAACGGGTCTTCGTCACGCCGCGCTATCATCACATCCATCACAGCAGCGATCCAGCCCATCAGATGAAAAACATGGGCGCGCTGCTGACGATCTGGGATCGACTCTTCGGTACTTACTACGATCCCGATCAGATCCAGAGACCGCTCTCCTTTGGGTTGAACGAACAAGTCGCCCCTGTCAGGCTGATGATAGGCGTGTAGAAGGTGCTCCCTTCAAGGCTCTTCATAGAGCCCGTTACCCTGAGAATTTCTGAATACAGACGAGGTATCGCCGCCCCCCCATGCCGGACCCGGAACGCTCGAGCCTCGGTCACGGTTGCTGTTGGGGAATTTGGTACAGCGCAAACTCTTCCGCCTGCACGACGGGAATGAAGTCTGAGGGCACCGGGGGACGCAGTGTTTGGGTGCGACGCACGATTACATAGTCGTATTGGGTGCGAAACCGGTCCCACGGAATGGGGACGGCTTGCGCGAGAAACTCTTCGACCGTCAGCAGGGGGCGCATCGCCGGGGTCAGTTGCACCGGCTGTTGTCCTGGGGTTGTGAACAAATTGGACACAAAAGCGGATCGACGGATGATGCCCCAACAGGACAGGTTGACCAGTGGTCTCGTCTCGGGGATCCTCGAAGCACGTGGCGAGTTGGCGTCGTACGAAGCAAGTTTAATCGCCGACAGCAACCGGGTTCCTTCCGGGAGTTGATCGAGCGCCGCGATGAATTGACGATAGTGGCGATCCGTCTCCACCCATCCCTCCGTCACCACACCCATGCGTACCACAAAGAGCAGGCTCAGCGCGCAGGCCAGGGGAACAAACCAGCGCCGACGCCAGTCCGGCCAGTCTGAACTCGCGATCGCTAGTAGAACCACGACCACAGGCATGCGGACATCAACGACCGCTGTCGTTCCGATCGATGCCGGCATTGCCAATGCGGCTCCCAGCGTCGCGGCCAATGGAAGGAACATGGAGCGGTGGAGAAACCACCGTCTCCGCCAAAGGCCCACCCCAATGAGGCCCACCAGTGACATCCCAGTCATCCGATCCAACCCCTGGTGTTCCGTGCGAAGCACTCCCTTGAAGGCTTCGATCTTGGTGTTCAGGGGGAGAAACGTCACTGCCGGCGGGGGGGGCAGTCCGCGAAGCCAGAATGGATAGTCGGCGGGAACGGTTCTGAACGTGGGTGCGAGGGCTAAGAAGATCAGCGGCAGGACGATCGTCGGCAGCGCCTTCATGAGCGAAGCTTCGCGCAAGCTCTCGCCCGCACGCCGTTGATTCCACCAAGACGCACTTTCATATGACAACACCACAAGTGCGAATACGCCGAAGGCGAATAGATGGGCGAAGAAGAGCAGCACCGCAATTACGGAAAAGAGTGGAACCAGCAGGTGCGGGGAACGATCGCGTAACGCGATCCAGAGGGCGCAAGCAAACAGGGCCAAGCCGAGACCGAACAAGTAATTCAGGAATCCCCACAGGAACACACTGTTATAGAGAAAGAAGAACGCCAAGAGTGGCCACGGCGACCACCGTCGATGAACGGCCAGATGCAAGGCCATCGTGCCGCCTGCCAGGAATGTAAGAATCACACCGAGAAACAACTTCCCGGCTGTTTCGATAGACACGACGGTCAACAAGGGCGGCAGGAGCAGATCGATGGCCAGATTGGGCATGAGGCCCCAGTGGATCTCGTAGTACTGCCGGAGAAAGGGGTGCTGTCCACCATCGGCCAGAATGTGGACACGAGCCATGTGGTTGGGATAGTCCACCAGCGGCGGTATCTGCACCAGCATGAGAGGGATCAGGGCGACGAGCAGCAAGGCGCCGGCCGCGCTGAGAATGCTCAAGCGGAGGTGTCTGTCGGAGGAACTGTCTATCGTGGCCCTCCCCTTTCTGGTCGATGGCTCGATTGGTGTGGCAAAGAGCGGTTTTTCACAGAACGGACAGGGCGAGAGGGTCTAGCGGAGCCCATTCTCGCCGCGACTCACGAACTGTTTACGAAACCCCACGACTTTAGCCAAGTAGTCCCGCGTTTCCTGGTAGGGGAGTCCACTGCGAAGGCGTTCGTAGAGTGCCGCGGGCTGGAGGCCGTTGATCTGTTGCAATGCGGTCCGTTGATCTTTGGAGAAGGTCTTGAAGACGTTACCGGCTCCTGTGTTGTAGGCAGAGATGACACAGTATTCACGTGAAACAAGATCCGCGACGTCGTCGAGCTGCGAATAGGTCAAGACGTTGAGGTAGGCGGTGCCCAACTCGATGTTGTTGTCAGGGTCGAACAGGTAGTCGCGGGTCGGAGCTTTATCTTCCCCCTTGGCTTTGCGATACGCATCTCGTCCCCCGCTGGTCGGTACCAGCTGCATTAATCCATAGGCCGGCGCAGAACTTACCGCAAAGGGGTTGAAATTGCTCTCCGTCCGGATGATGGCAAAGACAAGGCTGGGACTGATCTGATACCGCTCGGCAAACTGCCCGACGACAGCACGGTACTTCTCGGCCTGCTTATGCGAGAAATTAGCCACCATGGGAATAGTGACCGTGTGTGCGGTTTTCTCCCCATTCTCCTGATCGACTTTTCGCGTGGTCGTGCTTTTGGTGAGGAGCGAGTCCGCGAATTGTTCCGCCTCGGTCGGCGTGCGAACCGGTTTTCCTGCCTGATCTACCACCAGTCCAAGCAGGTAGGGCTCCTTATCTCCGGTCAGGGTGACTTCTTTGTCTGAAAACAGGTCGACGCTACGAGGATCATTCGGGGTAAGCAGGGTGGTGACCACGGCATTTTTCAGGCTGGCGCGTGGGTCGCGTTCGTCGAGTGTTTCGATCAGGATAGTTCCCGCATCGAAGTCGACAATCGCCCGGCTTCGATAATTTTGCGTGTATTTCACATATTTTTTCTGCTCCGGAAGTTTGACTTCTTTGGTGCCCCACTTCTTCCCGACCTCTCCGGTCAACGCCGCCATCAACGCCTGGAAGTCTCGCTGAACGGCTCGGAGGTCACGGAGCAGCGCTTGAGGGTCTCGGCCGTACTGCTCGACCCGTTGCCGTGCGATATCGGCAGGATCCTTCCCGTGAACGATATCCAGCACGGTTCTGCCGGTCGTGCTGCCGACAGCCCGCTCCGCGGCCCCGAGCATCTTGTCGGTCGTTTCGCAGCCGACGAACAGGAGTGGAATGGCAAGACTGAGGAGGAATGACGGCAATCTGCGAGCTGGCATGGCGGGAGTATACCGAAGCTGGGTCGGGGAGGAAAAGACATTTTGACCATGCTATAGGATTTTGCGTGAGAAGCATCCGAGGAGGGCCGCTTGCGGTCTACTTGGCGATCTAATGGTGCGATGCAGGCAGGTAGATCCACGTGCTTGACGGCGAATTTTCGTGGCCGGTAGGATAACCGATCAATGAACATTGCGTTGAGAATGGTGGGGGACATGGCGGGCGGGGCTGTTGAGAGGGGGCGAATGAGATTTGGGGGAACGATCCTGTTCGCTGCCATGTTGTGCCTGCTGATCGTGCTCTGTTTGCCGTTGCCGGGATCGACAGCGCAAACGCCGACCGAGACCGTCCAAGGGACTGTCAATGAGGTGCTGTATCTCCTGACAGAATTGAAAGAGACCAGCAGGGCCGGACAACGGCAGTGGGAAATCGAACAAATCGTGAGGCGCGCATTCAACTATCAAGAGATGGCGGAACGTGCTTTGGGCGAAGTAGGGGCGCAAGCGACTGCCGTCGACCGCCGGCAGTTCATTCGGCTGTTTGTGCAGGTGTTGCGCGATGATGTGGTCGACAGGCTCCGTGACTATACGGCCGCCCAGGTGGCGTATCTGGCCGAGCAGCCTGAGGAACCAGGCAGAGTACGGGTGTTGATCGCTCCGGCGGGCCTAGCGATCGATACCAGAATGGCCTTTCACCTGATCCATCGAGATGGGGGGTGGTTGGTCGACGATGTGAGCATCGATGGTGCCAGCATCGTGGCCACCTATCGTGCGCAATTCTCCCGTATTCTTCGCGAAGGCTCCTTCTTGGACTTGATGGAATACCTCAAGCTGAAAGCGCCGGTCGCGTAATCCGGTCCGGACCGCGGGTCATAGATCTCCTCCTCAATCCTTCCGTTCAACGTGTGTTCAGTCTAGCGTAGGCCTGGTGTCCGCATCCATTGAGTTGCAGGAGCCCATGTTGCTGGGCTCGCAGGAGCAGCTGTTGTCGGCTGCTCACATCAAATTTGTTGAACATGTGGCTCAGGTGATGGCGAACCGTTGTGGGGCATATCAAGAGCCGGCGGGCAATATCTTTGTTGGTTAGCCCCTCACCGAGTAGCGCCAGGACATGGGACTCACGCGTGGTGAGGAGCTCGGCTGCATGAGGCGGAACTGAACGCTCGCCGGAGTGTCTGCTCGGTCTCCCTTCACGTCGGGATGGGAGTGGCTCCTTGTCGTGATTCCACATCTCCGGTCGGTGAAGTGGCAGCAGTGTTTCGATGGCGATAAACAGGGCTGCCAGCGGCTGAGTCGTCAGCACAACTCCGTCGAGTACCGATGCATGGTTGGCTGCCGTGACGTCCCTGTCCCGCACACCACAGAGCGCGATGATTTTGATGGTTGGAAGCATCGCACGCAACGCGCGTGCGCACTCCACGGTCTCACATCCAGTATCCAGATCGAGGAGCACCATGTGCGGCTCGTGTCGCGCAACCAACGCCTCTGCTTCGCGCCTGCGGTCAGCCTGCCCGGTGAGCTGCAGCCGTCGGTGGAGGGCGACGAAGGTCTGTAAGCCAAGACGGTTGAGCGGACTCGTGCTGACGATTATCACGGTAGCGCAGGCCGGTTCTTTCTCCTGTGTGTGCATTGGTCGGTTCTCCGTGATCGATTACACTGGCGAGACGCCGGAGTGGTGAAGCGTCTGCTGTCGGCAATACTCGTAACAGCTGGAGAGGACGAGATCTCCCGAGAACCGTACCGTACCGCAGACCTGTCCGGTGAGCAGCGCCCAATCGGCAACATGGCCGGCCAGTTGAGTCGGAGCGATGCCCTGAACCCGAAAGAGGTTGATCGCCACTGTCGAGAGGACGACTTTGAGGTGCGAGAGCGACGGCCCATAGCTGAAGAGATATTCATGTTGGCCGGTGAACAGCAGTTGTACGCCGTCTCGCGCCTTCATGCCGCGATGTCGACAACGCGGACAATAGAGGTATTCGAGCCCGCTGACCGCATCATACCCGGCACGACTGTCCGGCTCCATCGTTTGACCGCAGTCCGTCGTTGGGCAGCGCATCGTCATGGTCTCCCTAGAAGGTGATCAATAGATCGTTCGAGTATCGCCGTCGCTCCGTCGGTGCCGTTT from the Nitrospira sp. genome contains:
- a CDS encoding sterol desaturase family protein, giving the protein MMNNSVYPYLLFWGIGLLCFAAEWLYPARPILYRSVLWRDLLALGLYNLSFLVVVQVTDRIPIPQYLPVALYNLPSVAKLVLFYVVEDFALYWVHRLMHTRLIWPVHRWHHSPTSLYWLAGIRATIPHIALFNLTYIVALPLLHEASGWVFQVIMVEHIVRNNWMHLNVTWNSAWLERVFVTPRYHHIHHSSDPAHQMKNMGALLTIWDRLFGTYYDPDQIQRPLSFGLNEQVAPVRLMIGV
- a CDS encoding DUF3393 domain-containing protein, encoding MPARRLPSFLLSLAIPLLFVGCETTDKMLGAAERAVGSTTGRTVLDIVHGKDPADIARQRVEQYGRDPQALLRDLRAVQRDFQALMAALTGEVGKKWGTKEVKLPEQKKYVKYTQNYRSRAIVDFDAGTILIETLDERDPRASLKNAVVTTLLTPNDPRSVDLFSDKEVTLTGDKEPYLLGLVVDQAGKPVRTPTEAEQFADSLLTKSTTTRKVDQENGEKTAHTVTIPMVANFSHKQAEKYRAVVGQFAERYQISPSLVFAIIRTESNFNPFAVSSAPAYGLMQLVPTSGGRDAYRKAKGEDKAPTRDYLFDPDNNIELGTAYLNVLTYSQLDDVADLVSREYCVISAYNTGAGNVFKTFSKDQRTALQQINGLQPAALYERLRSGLPYQETRDYLAKVVGFRKQFVSRGENGLR
- a CDS encoding ABC transporter substrate-binding protein gives rise to the protein MRFGGTILFAAMLCLLIVLCLPLPGSTAQTPTETVQGTVNEVLYLLTELKETSRAGQRQWEIEQIVRRAFNYQEMAERALGEVGAQATAVDRRQFIRLFVQVLRDDVVDRLRDYTAAQVAYLAEQPEEPGRVRVLIAPAGLAIDTRMAFHLIHRDGGWLVDDVSIDGASIVATYRAQFSRILREGSFLDLMEYLKLKAPVA
- a CDS encoding response regulator transcription factor; protein product: MHTQEKEPACATVIIVSTSPLNRLGLQTFVALHRRLQLTGQADRRREAEALVARHEPHMVLLDLDTGCETVECARALRAMLPTIKIIALCGVRDRDVTAANHASVLDGVVLTTQPLAALFIAIETLLPLHRPEMWNHDKEPLPSRREGRPSRHSGERSVPPHAAELLTTRESHVLALLGEGLTNKDIARRLLICPTTVRHHLSHMFNKFDVSSRQQLLLRAQQHGLLQLNGCGHQAYARLNTR